From a region of the Alnus glutinosa chromosome 1, dhAlnGlut1.1, whole genome shotgun sequence genome:
- the LOC133863454 gene encoding xyloglucan endotransglucosylase protein 34 isoform X2, translating into MLLRRTTRKMASCVWTLILGFLFIIVPGTMGAAPRKPVAVPFGRNYMPTWAFDHIKYFNGGSDIQLHLDKYTGTGFQSKGSYLFGHFSMQMKLVPGDSAGTVTAFYLSSQNSEHDEIDFEFLGNRTGQPYILQTNVFTGGKGDREQRIYLWFDPTQGYHSYSVLWNLYQIVFFVDDTPIRVFKNSKDLGVRFPFNQPMKIYSSLWNADDWATRGGLEKTDWSKAPFIAAYRGFHIDGCEASVEAKFCATQGKRWWDQKEFQDLDSYQYRRLQWVRTKYTIYNYCTDRVRYPTLSPECKRDRDI; encoded by the exons ATGCTCTTGCGGAGGACTACACG AAAAATGGCTTCGTGTGTGTGGACTCTGATCCTGGGTTTCCTATTCATCATCGTCCCCGGCACCATGGGAGCTGCTCCGAGGAAGCCCGTAGCTGTGCCATTTGGTAGAAATTATATGCCCACTTGGGCTTTTGATCACATTAAGTACTTCAATGGAGGCTCCGACATTCAGCTCCACCTCGACAAATACACTG GTACTGGTTTCCAGTCCAAGGGTTCTTACTTGTTCGGCCACTTCAGTATGCAAATGAAGTTGGTTCCTGGGGATTCTGCTGGAACCGTCACTGCCTTCTAT CTATCATCTCAAAACTCGGAGCATGATGAAATAGACTTTGAGTTCTTGGGGAACAGGACTGGGCAGCCTTACATTTTACAGACAAATGTCTTCACAGGAGGGAAAGGGGATAGAGAGCAGAGGATTTATCTCTGGTTCGACCCAACCCAAGGCTACCACTCCTACTCTGTTCTCTGGAATCTGTATCAGATTGT ATTCTTTGTGGACGACACACCGATAAGGGTGTTCAAGAACAGCAAAGATTTGGGAGTGAGATTCCCATTTAACCAACCCATGAAGATCTACTCGAGCCTGTGGAACGCGGATGACTGGGCCACTAGGGGTGGGCTTGAGAAGACGGACTGGTCAAAGGCTCCCTTTATTGCCGCGTACAGGGGCTTCCACATCGACGGCTGTGAGGCCTCCGTCGAGGCCAAGTTCTGCGCGACCCAAGGCAAAAGATGGTGGGACCAGAAGGAGTTCCAAGATCTTGACTCGTATCAGTACAGACGCCTCCAGTGGGTCCGCACCAAATACACCATCTACAACTACTGCACTGATAGAGTGAGATACCCTACTCTCTCGCCGGAGTGCAAGCGAGACAGAGACATATGA
- the LOC133863454 gene encoding xyloglucan endotransglucosylase protein 34 isoform X1, with the protein MCTYVKSDPIKELPPPSPFLSPHLHRSLSLFLSVGKMASCVWTLILGFLFIIVPGTMGAAPRKPVAVPFGRNYMPTWAFDHIKYFNGGSDIQLHLDKYTGTGFQSKGSYLFGHFSMQMKLVPGDSAGTVTAFYLSSQNSEHDEIDFEFLGNRTGQPYILQTNVFTGGKGDREQRIYLWFDPTQGYHSYSVLWNLYQIVFFVDDTPIRVFKNSKDLGVRFPFNQPMKIYSSLWNADDWATRGGLEKTDWSKAPFIAAYRGFHIDGCEASVEAKFCATQGKRWWDQKEFQDLDSYQYRRLQWVRTKYTIYNYCTDRVRYPTLSPECKRDRDI; encoded by the exons ATGTGTACGTATGTAAAATCAGACCCTATAAAAGAgctcccccccccctcccctttcCTCTCACCACATCTTcacagatctctctctctctttctttctgtcGG AAAAATGGCTTCGTGTGTGTGGACTCTGATCCTGGGTTTCCTATTCATCATCGTCCCCGGCACCATGGGAGCTGCTCCGAGGAAGCCCGTAGCTGTGCCATTTGGTAGAAATTATATGCCCACTTGGGCTTTTGATCACATTAAGTACTTCAATGGAGGCTCCGACATTCAGCTCCACCTCGACAAATACACTG GTACTGGTTTCCAGTCCAAGGGTTCTTACTTGTTCGGCCACTTCAGTATGCAAATGAAGTTGGTTCCTGGGGATTCTGCTGGAACCGTCACTGCCTTCTAT CTATCATCTCAAAACTCGGAGCATGATGAAATAGACTTTGAGTTCTTGGGGAACAGGACTGGGCAGCCTTACATTTTACAGACAAATGTCTTCACAGGAGGGAAAGGGGATAGAGAGCAGAGGATTTATCTCTGGTTCGACCCAACCCAAGGCTACCACTCCTACTCTGTTCTCTGGAATCTGTATCAGATTGT ATTCTTTGTGGACGACACACCGATAAGGGTGTTCAAGAACAGCAAAGATTTGGGAGTGAGATTCCCATTTAACCAACCCATGAAGATCTACTCGAGCCTGTGGAACGCGGATGACTGGGCCACTAGGGGTGGGCTTGAGAAGACGGACTGGTCAAAGGCTCCCTTTATTGCCGCGTACAGGGGCTTCCACATCGACGGCTGTGAGGCCTCCGTCGAGGCCAAGTTCTGCGCGACCCAAGGCAAAAGATGGTGGGACCAGAAGGAGTTCCAAGATCTTGACTCGTATCAGTACAGACGCCTCCAGTGGGTCCGCACCAAATACACCATCTACAACTACTGCACTGATAGAGTGAGATACCCTACTCTCTCGCCGGAGTGCAAGCGAGACAGAGACATATGA